AACAGTGCTAGCGCTTCTTCCAATTAATAGCGCAATTTTTCGTAAACTTAGCCCCTCTAAGAGATATTTCCGTATACAACACCTCTCTTCTATGGTAAGATGTTTATAGTTCATACGATTTTCCTCCGTAGTTTTGTAGTCAAGCAACTTCATTCTACACGAATTTCGTATGAACTTCTATCTCATTATTACCTGTTGCACTTAATAGTATAATTCACCGGACGAAAAAAAAGCCCCCTTCCGGGGGCTCATATTCAGATGCTATTCGTCCAGTCTCTGCTTCAGGCCTTCTATCTCGGCTCTGATCTCCTTGGGGAGCTTGTCGCCGAACTTGGCGAAAAACTCTTCCATG
This genomic window from Abditibacteriota bacterium contains:
- a CDS encoding helix-turn-helix domain-containing protein, producing MNYKHLTIEERCCIRKYLLEGLSLRKIALLIGRSASTV